A DNA window from Nitrospira sp. contains the following coding sequences:
- a CDS encoding CheW-like domain-containing protein (MaGe:77308584): MLRGAFGRQRVATSQRYHLVIFSVGGRRLAVKTEEVDGISPWDDSIPIPSCTPFVSAVIRRGQSVFPVFDLAGKLKVRVKGEHRLCLMAKQPDGALAICIDEDMPVLHSLEATKIQAYRNNDIDAAECFADEFEDVPILSAARLGIDYEQR; this comes from the coding sequence ATGTTAAGGGGTGCGTTTGGCCGGCAGCGCGTGGCTACGTCACAACGGTACCATCTGGTTATTTTCTCAGTCGGCGGGCGCCGGCTTGCGGTGAAGACTGAAGAGGTCGACGGAATTTCTCCTTGGGACGACAGTATTCCGATTCCCAGTTGTACGCCTTTCGTCTCGGCGGTCATTCGCCGTGGCCAGTCGGTCTTTCCAGTTTTCGATCTCGCCGGAAAACTGAAGGTCCGCGTCAAGGGGGAGCACCGCCTCTGTCTAATGGCCAAGCAACCAGATGGTGCGCTGGCGATTTGTATCGATGAAGACATGCCGGTATTGCATTCGCTTGAAGCCACAAAGATTCAGGCCTATCGCAACAACGATATCGATGCGGCAGAGTGTTTTGCCGATGAGTTTGAAGATGTCCCCATTCTTTCAGCAGCACGTTTAGGGATTGATTACGAACAGAGGTGA
- a CDS encoding Protein PilH (MaGe:77308590), with protein sequence MSKIVVVDDSYAELQMIEGYLKAASHTVVSFPNADKLEDKIASESPDLIVMDVVMPGRNGFQACRDLKADDRFKNIPVVLCTSKGQESDKFWGQQQGANGYVVKPFKAEDLLAAVKRALN encoded by the coding sequence ATGAGCAAGATCGTAGTTGTCGACGATTCGTATGCTGAATTGCAGATGATCGAAGGATATCTCAAGGCGGCCAGCCACACGGTGGTGTCATTTCCGAATGCGGATAAGCTGGAAGATAAGATCGCTTCTGAAAGCCCTGATCTTATTGTCATGGATGTGGTCATGCCGGGCCGGAATGGGTTTCAGGCTTGCCGCGATTTGAAAGCCGACGATCGATTCAAAAATATTCCCGTCGTGCTCTGCACGTCCAAGGGGCAGGAGAGCGACAAGTTCTGGGGGCAGCAGCAGGGCGCGAACGGGTATGTAGTGAAGCCGTTTAAAGCGGAAGATCTTTTGGCCGCCGTAAAGCGGGCGTTGAACTGA
- a CDS encoding hypothetical protein (Evidence 5 : Unknown function; MaGe:77308588), whose amino-acid sequence MRRRSYGEAQQVSVDSSGVVSKSQNPAEVDSWIFRRRRHHDHGRPRGSYRINQAQN is encoded by the coding sequence TTGAGGAGGAGGAGTTATGGCGAGGCACAGCAAGTCAGCGTGGACAGTTCAGGCGTGGTTTCAAAATCTCAAAACCCTGCCGAAGTTGATTCTTGGATTTTCCGCCGTCGGCGTCATCATGATCATGGTCGGCCTCGTGGGTCTTATCGGATTAACCAGGCTCAAAACTGA
- a CDS encoding HPt domain-containing protein (MaGe:77308582) yields MAVDADDEFQKELIALFAQEAQQWLQQIHVALDELQQGPPADRHLKLASTIKAGLTSLGGSAATINLQEVEQASFAGLPLVEVVENPSIPLSAAAFLAFCKQLGRIQDALTRATGVAFDAEPTVEEAVAATMPIQELLAALSDLADRLAGSTTMTCRVTKTIIAQIDGMTRNGVTHCDAASLREVLARGAEIEGLYTQTMQRLGPIMAAGIEEMAQKSASQWNETSTEWNALVDHAAELGLASQQVSAVEAVAFFTGLQSFLTLVKEQRVLPLPSQFKRVETRLRAMPTVVHAWMEAGRRERGAIEALLPAA; encoded by the coding sequence ATGGCAGTTGATGCAGACGATGAGTTTCAAAAAGAGCTGATTGCGCTATTTGCCCAAGAAGCGCAGCAGTGGTTGCAACAGATTCATGTCGCGCTTGATGAATTGCAACAAGGTCCTCCGGCCGATCGGCATCTCAAGCTGGCCAGCACGATTAAAGCCGGATTGACGAGTCTTGGCGGATCGGCCGCGACGATCAATCTGCAGGAAGTCGAGCAGGCCAGTTTCGCCGGCCTTCCCCTGGTCGAAGTGGTCGAGAACCCGTCCATTCCTCTCTCGGCCGCTGCGTTTTTGGCATTCTGTAAACAATTAGGCCGGATCCAGGATGCGTTGACCAGGGCAACCGGTGTGGCGTTCGATGCTGAGCCTACAGTAGAAGAGGCGGTGGCCGCTACGATGCCAATTCAGGAGTTGCTGGCTGCGCTTTCCGATTTGGCCGATCGTCTGGCCGGCAGTACGACTATGACCTGCCGTGTGACCAAAACGATTATTGCCCAGATTGATGGAATGACAAGAAATGGAGTGACGCATTGCGATGCCGCATCGTTACGTGAGGTGTTAGCGAGGGGCGCTGAGATCGAGGGGCTGTATACGCAGACGATGCAGCGGCTTGGCCCGATCATGGCCGCCGGTATTGAAGAAATGGCGCAGAAGTCTGCCAGTCAATGGAACGAGACCTCCACTGAGTGGAACGCCTTGGTGGACCATGCGGCTGAACTCGGGTTGGCCTCTCAGCAAGTGAGCGCAGTCGAAGCGGTGGCGTTTTTCACCGGGCTGCAGAGCTTCCTCACGTTGGTGAAGGAGCAGCGTGTTCTGCCTCTACCATCTCAGTTTAAGCGGGTGGAGACTCGATTGCGAGCGATGCCCACGGTCGTTCACGCGTGGATGGAGGCTGGCCGTCGAGAGCGAGGCGCCATCGAAGCCTTACTACCTGCCGCATAG
- a CDS encoding Response regulatory domain-containing protein (MaGe:77308583): protein MPKILVADDSIAVRKVAERLLTEAGLGVTLAANGEEALAYLSKERPDAVVSDVIMPDKSGYEVCAFVRGHASLATTPVLLISGIVNDEVTKQAESCHADGVLKKPFQGTSLKDRVLELLEKRQVPAAASSPVSPAPQPVASGDVWSGPRITDEQLATYKQAVDRVRELDAQVQAERVTAEGLKKRVGELEVLAVQAKELEGQLAVERQLVEATGDQSNRAQALEAELAQERQQSASLKGQIAGSEDLLAAAQAKALALESSLKSEQDSIQSLRQQIADLQQAVSVVPQLESTLTAERAATAKLVEQVTVLEAAVERTKDLEARLANEEHRAADCEQQVQQTEAVVAAERTRVEELSGRLAEAEREVNRLSELERQLAEAIQAGSAKESRIHELEKLVAASQEMETLLATERDRTAVLTRRVSESEQSAEQSMKRFEDMARKLGEIAGLASQLGSGKGRV, encoded by the coding sequence ATGCCGAAGATCCTTGTCGCAGATGACAGCATCGCAGTTAGAAAAGTTGCGGAGCGATTATTGACGGAAGCCGGATTGGGCGTCACCTTAGCGGCAAATGGAGAAGAGGCGCTGGCCTATTTGTCGAAAGAGCGGCCGGACGCGGTGGTGTCGGATGTGATCATGCCGGACAAGAGCGGATATGAAGTGTGTGCGTTTGTGCGGGGGCATGCGTCACTGGCCACCACCCCGGTGTTGCTGATTTCAGGGATTGTGAACGATGAGGTGACCAAACAGGCAGAGTCGTGCCATGCCGACGGCGTGCTCAAAAAACCGTTTCAGGGCACGTCCCTCAAGGACCGGGTGCTGGAGCTGCTGGAGAAACGCCAGGTGCCAGCGGCCGCTTCCTCCCCTGTATCGCCGGCTCCTCAGCCGGTTGCATCCGGCGATGTATGGAGCGGTCCTCGAATCACCGACGAGCAGTTGGCGACGTATAAGCAGGCCGTCGATCGCGTCCGCGAGCTCGATGCACAGGTGCAGGCGGAGAGGGTGACAGCGGAAGGGCTGAAGAAGCGCGTAGGGGAACTGGAGGTGCTGGCGGTACAAGCGAAGGAACTGGAAGGTCAGCTGGCAGTCGAGCGTCAGCTGGTTGAGGCCACCGGCGATCAATCGAACAGGGCGCAGGCCCTCGAAGCGGAGCTGGCCCAAGAGCGGCAGCAGAGTGCATCGCTGAAGGGGCAGATTGCCGGTAGTGAGGATCTGCTTGCCGCCGCACAGGCGAAGGCCTTGGCTCTCGAATCCTCGTTGAAGTCCGAGCAGGACTCCATTCAGAGTCTTCGACAGCAGATCGCCGATCTCCAACAAGCGGTCAGTGTGGTGCCTCAGTTGGAATCCACACTGACGGCTGAGCGAGCGGCTACGGCAAAATTAGTTGAACAAGTAACTGTTTTGGAAGCTGCTGTGGAGCGGACGAAAGACCTGGAAGCGCGGCTGGCCAATGAGGAGCATCGCGCGGCTGATTGTGAACAGCAAGTACAACAGACGGAGGCCGTGGTGGCGGCCGAACGGACTCGTGTCGAGGAATTGAGCGGACGCCTTGCCGAGGCTGAACGCGAAGTGAATCGGCTGAGTGAGCTGGAACGCCAATTAGCCGAGGCGATTCAAGCTGGGAGCGCAAAAGAGAGTCGTATCCATGAGTTGGAAAAACTGGTAGCCGCGTCTCAGGAGATGGAGACGCTGTTGGCGACCGAGCGGGATCGGACGGCTGTGTTGACAAGGCGTGTGTCGGAGTCAGAGCAATCCGCTGAACAATCGATGAAGCGGTTTGAAGATATGGCCCGCAAGCTCGGAGAAATCGCTGGGTTGGCGTCTCAACTCGGTAGTGGCAAAGGACGAGTGTAA
- a CDS encoding CheW-like domain-containing protein (MaGe:77308585), producing MSLRGHRVESAALAPIERFLIVEIDARQFALSANIVHGLLTIEERGSIDRLIVQGQEYASLDLGGRLGLAYVADGPETRIVLLAQSGIRACVRVDQVHGLVEVERPRMVPLPRQFRGEERNWYVGLVLHEDGVAIGLHTRWLLSGVSQSDGELMDQPQRVPLRLSDLSDRMGKGIAC from the coding sequence ATGAGTTTGAGGGGCCATCGAGTCGAGTCGGCTGCCCTTGCGCCAATCGAACGATTTCTGATCGTTGAAATCGACGCACGGCAATTCGCGTTGTCCGCCAATATCGTTCACGGTTTGCTGACAATAGAAGAGCGAGGTTCCATCGACCGGCTGATAGTTCAAGGTCAGGAATACGCGTCTCTCGATCTTGGAGGACGGCTTGGACTGGCGTACGTGGCCGACGGGCCGGAGACGCGCATCGTGTTGTTGGCTCAGTCTGGAATTCGCGCCTGTGTCCGAGTGGATCAGGTGCATGGTCTGGTCGAAGTCGAACGGCCGCGGATGGTGCCGCTACCGCGTCAGTTCCGCGGTGAAGAGCGGAATTGGTATGTGGGGCTTGTCTTGCACGAAGATGGAGTGGCGATCGGACTGCATACAAGGTGGCTACTGAGTGGCGTTAGCCAGAGCGATGGTGAATTGATGGACCAGCCCCAACGGGTGCCGCTACGTCTATCGGATCTATCCGATAGAATGGGGAAAGGCATTGCATGTTAA
- a CDS encoding Positive regulator of CheA protein activity (CheW) (MaGe:77308589), with translation MEPALSPSYAVRVALAEDVKPSAPSRICLVTLGGELFAIDLRHVREVFEVEAVTPVPGVPSTLVGVANIRGTVMPLADLRPSLGISSATPLPFVMVVRHGQQQVGILIDAVPEIRTIHPDDLLNATSRGLSESRPFLSGLVKIEERMSGMMDVQKLLACVEGVAQ, from the coding sequence ATGGAACCAGCGCTCAGTCCTTCTTACGCTGTCAGAGTGGCTCTGGCTGAAGATGTCAAACCGTCTGCCCCGTCGAGGATTTGCCTCGTGACGCTTGGAGGGGAACTGTTTGCCATCGACCTGCGTCATGTTCGAGAAGTCTTTGAAGTGGAAGCCGTGACTCCAGTCCCTGGGGTGCCGTCAACATTAGTGGGGGTGGCGAATATTCGAGGAACGGTCATGCCGCTGGCGGATTTACGCCCGTCGCTTGGGATTTCGTCAGCCACGCCGTTGCCCTTTGTCATGGTCGTGCGCCACGGCCAGCAACAGGTCGGTATTCTCATCGACGCGGTGCCGGAAATCCGCACGATCCATCCCGACGATTTGTTGAACGCAACATCGAGAGGATTATCGGAGTCGCGGCCGTTTCTTTCAGGACTGGTCAAGATTGAAGAACGTATGAGCGGCATGATGGATGTGCAGAAGCTGCTGGCCTGTGTGGAAGGTGTGGCGCAGTAG
- a CDS encoding AAA domain-containing protein (MaGe:77308581) yields METDVTVAESVGFTYERYWGLEAAPFENVPDPRFYVPSVKHEAARQRILYGIQARKGAVMLTGEIGSGKTLLSRALILDLPKAKYNVALLANPSLPEPQFLGEILYQFGLPVGGSKAVQVRRLNEHLLSNARGGVDTVLVIDEAQTILEDRIFDEVRLLMNYQMNDRFLLTLVLLGQPELRERIARIPQLMQRIAVRYHLEQFDVDETQAYIQGRLAAAGCSQKLFTVLAVEEIHRRTGGVCRVMNTLCDLCLFIGAQERIERIDRPLVMRLADPS; encoded by the coding sequence ATGGAGACCGATGTGACAGTTGCGGAGTCGGTGGGATTCACGTACGAACGGTATTGGGGGCTGGAGGCCGCGCCGTTTGAAAATGTTCCCGACCCTCGTTTCTATGTTCCCTCGGTGAAACATGAGGCGGCTCGACAGCGGATTTTGTATGGGATTCAGGCTCGCAAGGGCGCGGTGATGTTGACTGGTGAGATTGGAAGCGGGAAGACGCTTCTGAGCCGCGCGCTGATTCTCGATCTGCCGAAGGCGAAGTACAATGTGGCCTTGCTGGCAAACCCCTCTCTTCCCGAACCGCAATTTCTTGGAGAGATCCTCTATCAATTCGGATTGCCGGTTGGTGGCTCGAAGGCGGTGCAGGTGAGGCGTTTGAACGAGCATTTGCTGTCGAATGCCAGGGGGGGAGTCGATACGGTCTTGGTCATCGACGAGGCTCAAACGATTCTTGAGGATCGGATCTTCGACGAAGTCCGGCTTTTGATGAACTATCAGATGAACGACCGGTTTCTGCTGACGCTCGTCCTGCTCGGCCAGCCGGAATTGCGCGAGCGGATCGCGCGCATTCCACAGCTGATGCAGCGGATTGCCGTACGCTATCATTTGGAACAGTTTGATGTGGATGAAACGCAGGCCTATATTCAAGGCCGATTGGCAGCGGCCGGCTGTTCGCAAAAGCTCTTTACCGTTCTTGCGGTTGAAGAGATTCATCGACGCACGGGCGGTGTCTGTCGTGTGATGAATACGCTCTGCGATCTGTGCTTGTTTATCGGAGCGCAAGAGAGAATCGAGCGCATCGACCGGCCGCTGGTCATGCGTCTTGCAGATCCGAGTTAG
- a CDS encoding HAMP domain-containing protein (MaGe:77308587), whose protein sequence is MARHSKSAWTVQAWFQNLKTLPKLILGFSAVGVIMIMVGLVGLIGLTRLKTELQHIYDGSTVALSNTGISSTNLGLYHDALLNAGRQSRKSDFDDAIAPLASLKKQTLEPLQAYQGSDLRESATGRNEGRDITALKTALAEYFMATDGAVSAFADSYSAALSEDQKQSMRDLGNLSLSVEVANKYNTATLRVRELMTTIRELAKELNESGQVEAARSTNWVLFGGLIALLSGGAVGYYLARYIARNIVHVADVAEQAAAGNLQARAKLESDDEVGHMAKAFNSMLDRITVLVSTEEERDVMQKRLMQFLVLVSDVGKGDLTKRGEVTADMFGNLADGFNLMIQRFAQLMRQVREAAERVNKSAGTLRENAGQMSGTAKHQADESVKTLGAVEQLAASMRQVAETAGASSESARQVLQATERGRVAVQETVQDMQSIRAAVQRMSKQVKALGDRSLEISQIVSTIRDIANQTNLLALNAAIEAAGAGEAGARFAVVADQVRKLAESSTQATREIADLVKVIQSETQDAVVAMEHETQAVEAGSASALRTGDVFKEISTIAQRSSELAQSIASSAVEQTASTDKVGRSIKDFTGGAVATQKATDSTRVTVEDMAKLAETLTASVSQFKLV, encoded by the coding sequence ATGGCGAGGCACAGCAAGTCAGCGTGGACAGTTCAGGCGTGGTTTCAAAATCTCAAAACCCTGCCGAAGTTGATTCTTGGATTTTCCGCCGTCGGCGTCATCATGATCATGGTCGGCCTCGTGGGTCTTATCGGATTAACCAGGCTCAAAACTGAGTTGCAGCATATTTATGACGGATCGACGGTCGCATTGTCGAACACCGGGATCAGCAGCACGAATCTCGGTTTGTATCACGATGCGTTGCTGAATGCCGGACGTCAGTCCCGAAAGAGCGATTTTGACGATGCGATTGCGCCGTTGGCGAGTCTCAAGAAACAGACCTTGGAACCTTTGCAGGCTTATCAAGGGTCGGACTTGCGAGAGTCGGCGACGGGGCGCAATGAAGGGAGGGATATTACTGCGCTGAAAACCGCGCTGGCCGAGTATTTTATGGCAACCGACGGTGCCGTCAGCGCGTTTGCGGATAGTTACTCCGCGGCGCTTTCTGAAGATCAGAAACAGAGCATGCGAGATTTGGGTAATTTGTCGCTCTCCGTCGAAGTCGCAAATAAGTACAACACGGCGACACTGCGGGTGCGAGAGTTGATGACCACGATTCGAGAACTGGCGAAAGAGTTGAACGAGAGTGGACAGGTCGAAGCGGCGCGGAGTACGAATTGGGTGCTGTTCGGCGGCCTCATCGCGCTGCTGTCCGGCGGCGCGGTCGGCTACTACCTGGCTCGATATATTGCCCGAAACATTGTGCATGTCGCCGATGTCGCCGAACAAGCCGCGGCGGGCAATCTTCAAGCTCGCGCGAAGCTTGAGAGCGACGATGAGGTGGGCCATATGGCGAAAGCGTTCAACTCCATGTTGGATCGTATTACGGTGCTGGTGTCCACGGAGGAAGAGCGAGACGTCATGCAAAAGCGCTTGATGCAGTTTCTCGTCTTGGTATCCGACGTCGGCAAAGGAGACTTGACGAAGCGCGGAGAAGTTACGGCGGATATGTTCGGAAACTTGGCCGATGGATTCAATCTCATGATTCAGCGGTTTGCGCAGTTGATGCGCCAAGTGCGTGAAGCGGCGGAACGCGTGAATAAGTCGGCCGGAACACTGAGAGAGAATGCCGGGCAGATGTCGGGTACGGCCAAGCATCAAGCCGACGAATCCGTTAAGACGCTGGGCGCGGTCGAACAGTTGGCGGCATCGATGCGCCAGGTGGCTGAAACTGCTGGCGCATCGTCTGAGTCCGCACGCCAAGTGTTGCAGGCGACGGAGCGCGGTCGTGTGGCGGTCCAAGAAACCGTGCAGGACATGCAGAGTATTCGCGCCGCGGTGCAACGCATGTCGAAGCAGGTGAAGGCCCTTGGCGATCGGTCATTGGAAATTTCTCAAATCGTGTCGACGATTCGAGACATTGCCAATCAGACAAACCTATTGGCCTTGAATGCGGCCATTGAGGCCGCCGGCGCCGGAGAGGCGGGCGCTCGATTCGCGGTCGTCGCCGATCAGGTGAGAAAGCTCGCGGAAAGCTCCACGCAGGCGACGCGGGAGATTGCGGATCTTGTGAAAGTAATCCAAAGCGAAACCCAGGACGCGGTGGTCGCGATGGAGCATGAAACCCAGGCCGTGGAAGCGGGATCGGCGTCTGCGTTGCGCACGGGCGATGTGTTCAAAGAAATTTCGACCATCGCCCAGCGTTCCTCCGAGCTGGCTCAAAGCATCGCCTCGTCTGCGGTTGAGCAGACCGCGTCGACCGACAAGGTAGGGCGCTCGATTAAGGACTTCACTGGCGGCGCGGTGGCCACGCAGAAAGCCACGGATTCGACACGCGTCACGGTGGAAGACATGGCGAAGCTCGCTGAAACGCTGACGGCCTCTGTGTCGCAATTCAAACTGGTGTAA
- a CDS encoding Response regulator (MaGe:77308586), protein MSAEFDPDNLLAVFVAEAVDGIAEIKRAVHPADGAIPSPQQLHEQFIVAHRIRGAAALYGFAGIARLSEQLESLFEQGHTIADADWLRAVGAMREIVQGVQLQLDVIGQGGGEDQVTIDRCLAVSNGLLPAETTGQVIAVDEAGVQAVGDDAPLSQDYLVPNVDAEVLSYFVPEAVEYLDTIDRLIRSLQAHPQDDDAIHRLFRTAHTLKGSGYTVGFTVIGDIAFPMEECMGKVRERRVELSDALFEGLTRAVGIIRLALRRDPAHVPQLLQDVPSVIGFLTQLRDGVAAVSATPVAHVEMRSSVVKPNENDAAVSPVLSAEYLIPQLDPEVLSYFAPEAQEYLETLEANLLRLDRNVRDNELINQLFRTAHTLKGSAYTVGFQSIGDLVHHIEDFMGAVRDGQLAVQPGQTDLLLRAVDVVRVLMRRDPAALATTQQRFASVLAELKMLHEGGAPSAAPVMAVDMPPPQLSTGSNEEGTQGKTSDGRSAEDREVIRVSRDRLERLLNLVGELVIGRGRLEQRLRVLEQLSQQVLACKSRLVDAVQSFEEKHTFTFPMAPASSPEAPALGISGLSDFGSLEFDKYDDFNILARRISEVTADITESMSQLSGSIRRAHDDMSQLQQLTLGMRDEIARARMVPIGTPFTRFRRAIREIARASGKEVSLVTSGEHTEVDTGIVERLVDPLIHLVRNAVYHGIEPAGTRVANGKPAVGTVYLHAAHRGNSIIIEVEDDGAGLDLKRIRTKAINLGLARPEQIQAMPDAEALKYIFAPGFSTAEKVGDQAGRGVGLDVVKRAIEGMSGHIDVESLPGVGTKFTLDLPLTLLIATALMVRAGSERYAIPLPNVREVTLPTMDSLQHMGERAILQLGEEAIDLYSLRHLLRRESGTVDLSMPVVVVRTVSGPVGLAVDELLGRQEIVIKSLGTLRSMERSCFGGATIDPEGHVVLVVDTGRLLARESRESAAMLAAPEAALVPYQDSEHGKDAGAAATASILLIDDSLSIRKFVGRMLENAGYRVDTAVDGEDGLRKASAHSYRLIFTDLEMPKLNGLEVIQALRSRPQTQQTPVVVMTTRAGDKHRQMALSIGASSYIAKPVEERALLQEVERWVGQVSAARS, encoded by the coding sequence ATGAGCGCTGAATTCGATCCGGACAATCTTCTGGCTGTTTTTGTGGCCGAGGCTGTCGATGGCATTGCCGAGATCAAACGCGCCGTGCATCCCGCCGATGGGGCGATCCCCAGTCCGCAACAATTGCATGAGCAATTTATTGTGGCGCATAGGATTCGAGGCGCCGCAGCGCTGTATGGATTCGCCGGCATTGCGCGGTTGAGCGAGCAGTTGGAGTCGTTGTTTGAGCAGGGGCACACGATTGCAGACGCAGACTGGCTTCGCGCGGTCGGTGCGATGCGGGAAATTGTGCAGGGTGTTCAGCTTCAGCTCGATGTGATTGGGCAGGGTGGGGGTGAGGATCAGGTCACGATCGATCGATGCCTGGCTGTTTCTAATGGACTGCTCCCTGCTGAAACAACAGGGCAGGTGATCGCTGTCGATGAGGCAGGCGTGCAGGCTGTTGGGGATGATGCTCCATTGAGCCAGGATTATCTGGTGCCGAACGTCGATGCGGAGGTGCTGTCGTACTTTGTTCCTGAAGCCGTGGAGTATCTGGATACGATCGATCGTCTGATTCGGAGTTTGCAGGCGCACCCACAGGATGACGATGCGATTCACCGACTCTTCCGAACGGCTCATACGTTGAAGGGCTCCGGTTATACGGTCGGCTTTACCGTTATTGGCGATATTGCCTTTCCCATGGAAGAATGCATGGGAAAGGTGCGCGAGCGTCGAGTTGAATTAAGCGATGCCCTTTTCGAGGGGCTGACTCGGGCGGTGGGCATTATTCGGCTCGCGCTGCGGCGCGATCCCGCGCATGTGCCGCAACTGCTGCAGGATGTGCCATCGGTGATCGGTTTTCTGACGCAGTTACGGGATGGTGTCGCTGCCGTATCCGCAACTCCTGTTGCCCATGTGGAGATGCGGTCTTCAGTCGTGAAGCCAAATGAGAATGACGCAGCGGTGAGTCCAGTGCTGTCGGCTGAGTACTTGATTCCGCAATTGGACCCCGAGGTGCTGTCGTATTTTGCGCCGGAGGCGCAGGAGTATTTGGAGACGCTGGAAGCCAATCTCTTGCGACTGGATAGAAATGTTCGGGACAATGAATTGATCAATCAACTGTTCCGGACAGCCCATACGCTCAAGGGATCGGCCTATACGGTGGGCTTTCAATCCATCGGCGATCTGGTGCACCACATTGAAGACTTTATGGGGGCTGTGCGTGACGGACAGTTGGCTGTGCAGCCTGGCCAGACAGACTTGTTGCTCCGAGCCGTCGATGTCGTTCGTGTGTTGATGCGCCGCGATCCTGCGGCATTGGCGACAACTCAGCAACGGTTCGCCTCCGTCCTGGCAGAGTTAAAGATGTTGCACGAAGGCGGTGCTCCGAGTGCGGCTCCGGTCATGGCGGTCGATATGCCGCCGCCGCAATTGTCTACGGGATCTAACGAAGAGGGAACGCAGGGAAAAACTTCCGATGGACGGTCCGCCGAGGACCGTGAAGTGATTCGAGTCAGCCGGGATCGATTAGAGCGATTGCTCAATCTGGTCGGTGAATTGGTCATTGGCCGAGGCCGGTTGGAACAGCGTCTCCGAGTGTTGGAGCAGTTGTCTCAACAGGTTTTGGCTTGCAAGTCCCGGCTGGTCGATGCCGTGCAATCGTTTGAAGAGAAGCACACCTTCACATTCCCGATGGCGCCGGCTAGTTCTCCGGAGGCACCGGCTCTGGGCATTTCAGGCTTGAGCGATTTCGGCAGCCTGGAGTTCGATAAGTATGACGATTTCAATATTTTGGCGAGACGCATCAGCGAGGTGACGGCCGATATTACGGAATCGATGTCCCAGCTCAGTGGGTCTATCCGCCGCGCGCATGACGATATGAGCCAATTGCAGCAACTCACTCTCGGCATGCGGGATGAAATTGCGCGTGCCCGCATGGTTCCCATCGGAACTCCGTTTACACGGTTCCGCCGGGCGATCAGGGAAATTGCTAGAGCGTCGGGGAAAGAAGTGTCGTTGGTGACGTCCGGTGAGCATACCGAGGTGGATACCGGGATTGTGGAGCGCCTGGTCGATCCATTGATCCATCTGGTGCGCAATGCGGTGTATCATGGCATTGAGCCGGCCGGGACTCGCGTGGCGAACGGGAAGCCCGCGGTCGGCACGGTCTACCTGCATGCCGCTCATCGAGGCAACTCAATCATTATTGAAGTGGAAGACGATGGGGCCGGTCTTGACCTCAAACGGATTCGGACCAAAGCCATCAACCTAGGACTGGCTCGGCCAGAGCAGATTCAGGCAATGCCGGATGCCGAAGCGTTGAAATACATTTTCGCTCCAGGATTTTCTACGGCCGAGAAGGTGGGGGATCAGGCGGGGAGAGGCGTCGGTCTGGATGTCGTCAAGCGGGCGATTGAGGGCATGAGCGGCCATATCGATGTGGAGTCGCTCCCCGGCGTAGGCACTAAGTTTACATTGGATTTGCCGCTGACGCTGCTTATTGCCACGGCGTTGATGGTGCGAGCGGGATCGGAGCGGTATGCGATTCCGTTGCCCAATGTGCGCGAGGTTACGCTGCCGACGATGGATTCGTTGCAGCATATGGGAGAGCGAGCTATTTTGCAGTTGGGCGAAGAGGCCATCGATCTCTACTCGCTTCGACATCTGCTCAGGCGCGAAAGTGGAACAGTCGATCTCTCCATGCCGGTGGTCGTGGTGCGCACGGTTTCTGGGCCGGTTGGGTTGGCGGTGGATGAGCTGTTGGGGCGTCAAGAAATCGTCATCAAATCGTTGGGTACGTTACGCTCAATGGAGCGGTCTTGCTTCGGCGGCGCCACGATCGATCCCGAAGGACATGTGGTGCTTGTGGTAGATACGGGGCGGTTGCTTGCCCGGGAGTCTCGAGAGTCGGCGGCGATGTTGGCGGCCCCGGAGGCGGCCTTGGTGCCGTATCAGGACTCTGAGCATGGCAAGGATGCCGGCGCAGCGGCGACGGCGTCGATTCTTTTGATCGACGATTCGCTGAGCATTCGGAAATTTGTCGGACGTATGTTGGAAAACGCCGGATATCGCGTCGACACGGCGGTCGATGGAGAAGATGGCTTGCGAAAGGCGTCAGCGCATTCCTACCGGCTGATTTTTACAGATCTGGAAATGCCGAAGTTGAATGGATTGGAAGTCATTCAAGCGTTGCGCAGCCGTCCGCAGACGCAGCAAACGCCGGTTGTCGTGATGACGACGCGGGCGGGGGATAAGCATCGTCAGATGGCGCTGAGTATTGGGGCCAGTTCCTATATCGCCAAACCTGTGGAAGAACGCGCGTTGCTTCAAGAGGTCGAGCGATGGGTTGGACAGGTGTCGGCGGCCAGATCGTAA